From Paenibacillus sp. FSL H8-0537:
ATTATTAAACAAGGCGAAGTCATTCCTGAATATGTCATATCCATATCTGGCAGCGAAGTAAGTAATGCCAATTATTATTTTTATACAGATGACCATCAAGTCGAATTTTTACCTTATTTTAATTTAGATGAAGATACCTCCTATTATGTGAATATTACATCAGGCGCCTTTACAGATTGGAGTTCTAATGCCTACGGCGGTCTGCTAGACCCAACCTCTTGGCAGTTTACAACCACGCATGAGGATCCTTATGTTAGATATATGGAGCAGAATTTGGAAATGAATCTCCGTAACGACACGGATCTCACTTTCCACTTTAATAAACCTATGCTGTTTGCAGATGGCTTTATTACGATTAAAAATGCACAAAATAATTCGGTGTACCAGCAGTTTGTTATTTCAAGCGGAAACATTCATGGGGCAACTGCAGCTATTTCTTCCAGTGGTTATTCTTTCACCCTTAATCCAGACATGGACTTTGAAGATTTTACAACCTATTATGTTAATTTCTCCAGCGGAGCTTTTACTGATTTAAATGGCCGTCCTTCCTTTGGATTGTTTAATACTAAAATGAGCTTTACTACAGGAGATTTTACCCCTCCAGAAGCCATTGCAACTTATCCGATGAACAGTGGATTATCATCAATTTATGGATATTATGATATCACTTTTAATGAGGACGTTAAATTTGGATATGGAGAGATTCAGTTTTTCAAACAAGGGGACAATCTTCCTGTCGGTACAATCACCATATCCGGAAACAATATGTACAATGGAGACTACTATTCGTATAGTAAAAGCTACTATACCTTCTACCCTAACTTTAGTTTCGAAGATGGCACTTCTTATTATATAAATATCACTTCAGGCGCTTTTGTGGACTTACATGGCAATAACTATAGAGGGATCAATGATACAACTTCTTGGAACTTCACAACAATAATGGAAAACCCCTTTATAGAGTATTTCTCGCTACGAGGTCTAAGTGAGCTCCAGCCTAATGTCAATTTAACATTTACATTTAACGAATTGGTACAACTATCTAATGGTGCCATCTCTATAATGCGTGCCGATAATCAATCCGTTGCTAGGCAATTTCTTGTCTCCAGCGGTGTTATTCAAGGTGCAACTGCGACTTTCAGCGGTACATCCTTGACAATCGATCCGTACCTTAATCTAGACAGTTCGACTGATTATTATCTTAATATTTCCAGCGGTACTTTTGTAGATCTTAAAGGGAACTTGTTCTCTGGTCTAACACACTCACGTTGGGGTTTCTCGACTGGTGATTTTGCGCCTCCATCTATTGTTAATACTTATCCAAATGGAAACGAAGTATCCATCTATGACAAGATTAGCTTAGATTTTAATGAAAAAATTAAACTGGGACATGGAAATATACAATTATTCGAAAAAGGCACCAACGCCCTTCTCCATACAATTACGGTTGACGGAGACAATGTTTCTAATGCCAGATTCTTTTCTTACAACGGGAAACGGGCCGACTTTTATTTAGAGTTTCTTTTGGAACAAGATACACAGTATTATATTACAGCTGATCCGAATGTCTTTTTAGATTTAGATAATAATCCTTTTGATGGAATATTAGATTCCGATATCTGGAGTTTTAAAACAGCGGATGTTCGTCCATTTCTAACAAACAACGAGCCTAACAATCTTTCCGGACTACCAATTGACACCAATCTCACTTTTTATTTTAATGAGACTGTACAACTAAACAACGGTGCCATTTCCTTAATCCGACAACAGGACGGCTCTGTAGCACAAGAATTTGTCATTTCGAGCGGTCACATTAACGGTGCTGCCGTTTCCTTCAGCGGTCGTACAATGACGCTTAATCCTGATTTTGATTTGGAAAACGCCACAAGCTACTTTGTTAAAATATCCAGTGGTTCTTTTATAGATACTACGGGAAATCTTTTTTCGGGAACAGATTTTAGCAGTTGGTATTTTTCTATTGGAGATTTTGAATCGCCAGTTATCGTTTCCGGTTCTCCTATGAGCGATAACACTTATCTTGACGAACCCATCTCTTTTAATTTCAACGAAAATATTAAGTTAGGTTATGGAGAAATTCAAATTTTCAAACAAGGAGCCGTTACTCCTGATCACATTATTACGATTTCAGGTAATCATGTATCAAACGCCTACTTTTATCGCGCAAATGCAGCAAAAGAAAATACAGCCTATTTCTTGCCCTATTTTACACTCGATCAAGATTCGAGCTATTATATCCATGTTACCTCTGGTGCTTTTGTCGATAAAAGTAATAACAAATTCACTGGGTTGCTTGATTCAACGACCTGGAATTTTACAACCATTGATGTATCGCCTTATTTGTTGAGATATTACCCAAGCGATCTTTCAGGACTGCCTGCTGACACGAATCTTTTCTTCTACTTCAGTGAGCCAACGCAGCTTGCTAATGGAGAAATAACCTTGAGACGCGAGCAGGATGGCACAATTGCAAGAGAGTTTACGATTTCCAGCGGTCCTATCAACGGCGCTACTATTTTCTATAGCGGTAATACGATGATTTTAGATCCTGATTTCGATTTGGAAGAGTTGACCAGCTACTATGTTCAGATTTCAAGCGGTTCCTTTGTCGACCTTAAAAACAATCCGTTCTCAGGGCTATATCATTCATCGTGGTCTTTCTCTGTTGGAGATTTCTCACCACCAGTCATGTTGGACGCTTCGCCTATTAGTGGTGCTGCCGCATTGAAAGGTCCTTACTCCTTTATTTTTAATGAGGATATCGAATTAGGCTATGGAGAAATTCAATTTTTCAAACAAGGTGAAGTCACGCCTGTTCATACGATTTCGATTTCTGGAGATACGGTCAGCAATGCTGTGTTTTATCGCAGCTCCGGCAATACTGCTTATTTCCATCCTCATTTTGTACTGGATCAATCCACGGATTATTATGTTCATGTGACATCCGGCACATTTGTAGACTTATATAATAATCAGTTTGCTGGCCTGCTCGATTCTACAACTTGGAGCTTTACAACAGTTGATTATGAGCCCTATTTAGCAGAAATCTCTGTGAGCTATGAATCTAATTTACCGGTAGATACTAATATTACTTTGAGTTTTAGTGAAGACATCCGATTAGCTCATGGTATTATTTCTCTTATCAACAAGCAGAACAATAATGTCGCTCGTGAATTTATCATTTCAAGCGGTCTCATTAGTAATGCTGCCTTTTCCTTGAGCGGAAATATATTGGTTTTGGATCCTGATGCGGATCTTAACGATTCTACTGAGTATTTTATTTCTATTACAAGCGGGGCTTTCGTTGATCTGAACGGTAATCCTTCTAGAATGTTTTACGACACTAATATGAGCTTTAAAACAGGTGATTTCACAGCACCAACTATCGTTTCTGTTTCTCCTGTGAGCGATAACACTTATCTTGACGAAGCCATCTCTTTTAATTTTAACGAAAATATTAAGTTAGGTTATGGAGAAATTCAAATTTTCAAACAAGGAGCCGTTACTCCTGATCACATTATTACGATTTCAGGTAATCAGGTATCAAACGCCTACTTTTATCGCGCAAATGCAGCAGAAGAAAATACGGCCTATTTCTTGCCCTATTTTACACTCGATCAAGATTCGAGCTATTACATCCATGTTACCTCTGGTGCTTTTGTCGATAAAAGTAATAACAAATTCACTGGGTTGCTTGATTCAACGACCTGGAATTTTACAACCATTAATGTATCGCCATATTTGTTGAATTATTATCCAACTGCCATTTCGGGACTGCCTATTGACACGAACCTTACTTTCTATTTCAGTGAGTATGTTAATCTCGCTAAAGGCAACGTCGCAATCATTCGGGCAGCAGATGATTCCGTTGCGCAGCAGTTCACCATTTCCAGCGGGCAAATTCAAGGGGCGGCTATTTCCTTTAGCGGCAGTACGATGACCCTTGACCCAAATCTGAACTTGGAGCCGTCAACATCCTACTACATTCAGATTTCCAGCGGGGCCTTTGTCGATATAAAAGGCAAGCCTTTCTCTGGCTTGCATACTTCAAACTGGAATTTCACAACTGCTAATTTGACGCCGCCAGCTCTTGTCTTCACTTCTCCTATGAATGAAGACGCCGCTTATTACGGGCCATATTCCTTTGCCTTTGATGAAGATGTCAAGCTAGGACAGGGTGAAATTCAATTTTTCAAGCAAGGAGAAACTGTACCTGTACAGACCATTTCCATTGCTAATAATCAAGCTACTCATGCTTCCTTTGAGCAATATTCCGGGAGAGTTTTCTACTTCTACCCAGAATTTCTATTGGAGCAGGATACACGCTATTATGTCAACATTACTTCCGGTACGTTTGTCGATCTCAGCAGCACTCCGTTCACAGGTCTGCTAGACTCCACTACTTGGAGCTTTACAACTTATAACGAAGCACCTTATCTCACAGACTACAGCCCAAGCAATCTTTCCGGCTTGCCTGTAGATACCAATCTCACTTTCTATTTCAGTGAGTATGTTAATCTCGCTAATGGTAACGTCTCTATCGTTCGGGCAGCAGATGATTCGGTTGCACAGCAGTTCACCATTTCCAGCGGACAAATTCAAGGAGCGGCTATTTCCTTCAGCGGCAATGTGATGACCCTTGATCCGAATCTGGACTTGGAGCAGGATACGACTTACTATGTTCAAATTTCTAGCGGGGCCTTTGTCGATATAAAAGGCAAGCCTTTCTCTGGTTTTTATCATTTGGACTGGAGCTTTACTATCGGTGATTTCACACCTCCGGCTCTTGTATCCACGTCTCCGGTGAGTGGCAATGTTTCTAATTATGAGCCTTTATCCCTTGCCTTCAATGAGGAGGTCAAGCTTGGTCACGGTGAAATTCAGATTTTCAAACAAGGAGAAGCGACGCCTGCACACACCATATCTATTGCCAACAATAAGGTTAACAATGCTTATTACGAGCAGGTTTCTGGTCGATTTTTCTCTTTTAATCCATTTTTCCACCTTGAACAAGATACAAACTACTATATTCATATTACTTCTGGGACCTTTGTCGATCTCAGCAACAATCTATTCGCTGGGTTGTTAGATTCCACTTCTTGGAGCTTTACGACAATTGATGAGAAGCCATCTTTATGGTACTATTCACCACGCCAAGAATCTGGCATCCCTATCGACACGAACTTATCATTCTATTTTAGCGAGCCTATAAAACTTGCCAACGGCTCTATTTCCCTGATTCGGGAGAGAGATGATTCTGTTGCACAGGAGTTCGTCATTTCCAGCGGGCACATTAATGGCGCTGCAGTTACCTTCAGTGGCAATCTGATGACCCTTGATCCTGATACCAATTTGGATAGTTCTACCTCCTACTATGTCACGATTACTAGCGGTGCCTTTAGCGACCTGAAAGGCCAACTATTCTCTGGCTTCCCTGCCTCCCATTGGAGCTTTACAACCGGCGATTTCACACCGCCAGTTGTAGTCTATACTTCGCCAGTAAGTAATGAGGCATCCTATTACGGACCGTATTCTGTGACCTTCAATGAGAGCGTGGAGCTGGGACAAGGCGAAATTCAAATCTTTAAGCAGGGAGAGTCTGCACCTGTGCAGGTCATTTCCATTGCTAATAATCAGGCCATTAATGCTACTTTCGATCATTATTCCGGTGGTTATTTCAATTTCTATCCCGAATTTGGATTGGAGCAGGATACGAGCTATTATGTTCACATTACTTCCGGAACGTTCGTCGATCTCAGCAGTAATCCGTTCATGGGCTTGCTAGACTCTACTACTTGGAGCTTTACAACTTATAACGATGCACCCTATCTCACAGGCTTCAGCCCAAGCAATCTTTCCGGCTTGCCTGTAGATACCAATCTCACTTTCTATTTCAGTGAGTATGTTAATCTCGCTAATGGTAACGTCTCTATCGTTCGGGCAGCAGATGATTCGGTTGCGCAGCAGTTCACCATTTCCAGCGGGCAAATTCAAGGGGCCGCTATTTCCTTCAGCGGCAATGCGATGACCCTTGACCCAAATCTGAACTTGGAGCCGTCAACATCCTACTACGTTCAGATTTCTAGCGGAGCCTTTGTCGATATAAAAGGCAAGCCTTTCTCTGGCTTGCATCATTCGTACTGGAACTTCACGACGGCTGCCCAAACCAATAACGGAGGAAATAACGGTGGAAATACTGGCGGCAGTCAACCGAGTCAGCCAAGCCCAACAACGACACCATCCAATCCTGTAGTCGTCTCAAGCGAAGCTGCACCAGTAATTCCAAATTCTGCGCAGGCTAATGTAGTAGCTGCACCATTTAAAACTGGACAAGAAAAAAGCATTACTTTGCCTGCCGGTCAGACTAGTTCATCCGCTCTTGTATACTACTACGATGATAAATACAAGAAATGGATTGCACTTCCTACGCAGCATGATGGCAATACGCTCACTGCCAATATGCCTCCAGAAAGCTGGGTTGCCGTTATGGACAATCCAGCGGTCTATCAGCCCGTAGATACAGTAAGCAATTGGGCCAATGAAGACATAATGAAGCTAATGAGCTTAAATATCATTCAAGGCTACGAGGATCAAACCTTCAAGCCTAATCAAGTGACCAACCGCTATGAAATGGCTGTTATGGTGGCGAAGGTACTCGGCTTGCCGCTGGATAACACAAATGCATCAATGCTAAACAGCCTTCCCGACTCTGGCAGCATTCCAGAATGGGCAAAACCGGCCGTCGCCGCCCTGCTGCAAAATAATATTATGCTCGGCAGCGCGCAAGGCTTCCAAGGCAGTGAATCCATAACACGCGCACAGCTTGCTGCCATGCTGGGACGGATTTTGCCAGAAGCACAAAATAATACAGCTTCATCGTTCAAAGATCAATCCACCATTCCAGCTTGGGCCTCTGATGGTATTCAGAAAGCTATCGAGCTTGGCATCTTCAAAGGCTACCCGGACGGAAGCTTCCAACCGGATAAAACGTTGACGCGCGCTGAAATGGCGGCCGTCATCACGCGATTGATGGATTATTTGATCCAACAGCCGAATCAATAAATATTCAAACCAAAAAAGCTCAAGACCGCGAGGTCTTGAGCTTTCAGATTGTCGAGAAACCCTACGTCTTGTTCCAAGACGCTTGGGTTTCTCTTTGTTTTGGGGATCCAAACGAAGCTAAAGGAGGAGGATTCCTCTATTGCGCCCTCCTTTCAAGATAGAGGGCGATCTTCTTCATGTTTTGCACGGCTGCGGTCATCAGCGCTTGCTCCGTAGCATTGCGCAGTCCCCGCAACCGGCAATAGCGAAACCCATGGAGCTGTTTAGCATCCGCGAAGCTTCGCTCAATCGTCTCTTTTCGTTTTCGGTATAGCCTTTTGCCTGACTTGCTGAGGCGGTTTAATCGCACTTGCTCCTTACTATTCTCCCAGATGTGCCGCGTGACGATCTTTCGCTTGTTGCGAGATCGCGTACATTTTTCCAGGACAGGACAAGCGGCACACCTCTTCGGATCCGAAGCATAATGTCGGTACCCGTGACGATCCGTCGTGCGGTACACCAGTTCCTGCTGCTCGGGACAGCGGTACACGTTTCGCTCGGCCTCATACGTGAATTTCCACTTCGGGTACAACCCTTGCGTGGGATGAAATCTGCGATGCGCGATGACACCAAAGATTTTACGTTCTTCCAGCCCTTTGCAAATGGGCGTGGTCATGTAGCCTGAATCTAAAGCAACGGCTTCTACCTCAAAACCAAAACGTTTACGCTGACGGTCTAATCGAGAGAGATACGGGACGGAATCATGGACGTTGCCTGCGGTTACGAAAACATCGGTAATGAGGTTGTACTTCACATCAACGGTGCGATGATCCAAATAAAAGAAGCCTTCTGGCTTGCCTTCCCGAAACATATATCCGCTGTCCGGATCCGTTGTGCTCACCTTCACTTCCTTGTCCTCGTTCACCTCCTCCCGTGGTTTTAGTGCTTTTTTCCTTGGGTTTGACGATCCGTTTCAACGGCTGCATTTAGCTCATCGAGATAATCTCTTGTGTTTTGCTTGACTTGTTCTTTCGTGTATTTGTTTTTGTTCGCGTTCGCTTTGACATGGGTCGAATCCGAAACCAGCACACGGCCGCCAACCATGCGATGCGAGACGGCTTGCAGCACAATCTCATCAAAGATGTCTTGAAAAACAGAAGTATCTTTAAACCGGGTACGCCGGTTCCAACTAATCGTTGTATGGTCAGGCACACGATCCGTTAATCCCAGTCCTAAAAACCAACGATACGCGAGATTCGTTTGCACTTCGCGTTCAAGCTGACGTTCGGAACGAATCCCGTAGAAATAGCCCAGAAAGATCATCTTGAAAAGAACAAGCGGATCAATGGCTGGACGCCCGTTATCTTGTGAATACAGATGTCGAACCTTTTCATCAATAAAGGAAAAATCAATATACTTGTCGATCTTGCGAAGCATATGATCAACAGGCACTAAGTCTTCTATGGAAACGAACTCGTAACTTTGTTGTTTATCTCGATTAGAACGCAGCATAGGGCGACACCTTCCGTTCGTATAAGTTATCTTTATTATACCATAGTAACGCGGTGTCGTGTTAAACCAAATGCTTATAAAGATGGCTGTCGAGACTTTCTCGACAGCCTGAAAGCTCAAGACCACGAGGTCTTGAGCTTTCTTTTTCTCAAATCGCAAATACACCAAGGCTTCTAATAAGCTAAACCCATAATCCGAACAATCCTTCATTCACACCTAGATTATACATATAATACAAGCCAAATACAGCGCTAACGATGCCGGTTGCCCCAATTAGGACGCGATTGAGCTTAAAGCGGCTGGAAGAGAGAATAAACGGAATGCTGATGAAGGTGGTAAAGCACAGCATGCCGATTACCGTACCAACACCAAATACAGCGATATAGATCAGCCCTTCGCTAATACTGTTCACAGTGCTCATCGTGAGGATGACCATCGCTCCACTGCCAGCGAGGCCATGAATGATGCCAATCAGCAAAGATTTACGATAGGAGCCATGAAAATGCTGGCTTTCCTTAGCACTCGCATCCACATTCGCATTCGCTCGCATGCTTCTAAGCGAAATAATCGTATTCACTCCCAGTACTACGATCATCACTCCAACGAGAAACTCTAAGGACATCGCCCATTTTTCCGTCATTTCACTTCTCATGGCCATGAGGATAAACCCGACAATAAACAGCGTCAGCGAATGTCCGATCCCCCAAAATACGCCAGAAAAAGCGGATTTGCCGATATGCTTGCTTTTAATCGCAATCGTGGATACCGCAATAACATGATCCGGCTCAAGCGCATGCTTGATGCCGAGCAGAAACCCGATGGCCAGCACAGAGAGTATACCCGCGTCCATCTCCCATAACCCCCTGTTTTTAATGCCTAAAACAATTACTTCCGCAGCTTAAAAGCATCCTTACCCAGCAGCAGTGGACGCAGCTCGCTCCAAATGACATGGAACAGCGCCTCAAGCTCTGCCCCGCTATATCCAAGGCAGCGCACGACTAGCCCGTTCGCCTCCAAGAGCGACACTCCGCCGTAAACCCTCTGCCCTGCTCCTCCTCCACTTGACGTCTTCACGTTTAGATAACGATCAAGCACCCGCCGCACCGCATCCACATGCTCTGCCCCGACAGCCTCGGATAAGCACCAGAAGCTTCCGAAATGAGAATATCCCCCGAGTACCGATTCAGGCGAAAATCTCAAAGGCTCCAGACGCAGCGAGTCCCACACCACCAGCCGATCCCCCCAATAGATCGACAGCTCGCTATGCAGCATTTCGTATTCAAACATCTCCCCAAAACCTGCGCGGCCGGGCGTCAGCATATCGCTCATAAACAGCTGCGCCCCCTGCTCCATATGTACCGACGTAATTCCTCTATAGCGAACATCCTTATAAGGAACGAGCGGACCGGGAAAATACTCCAGCACTGCATCTTTCCCGACTCGAAAAAGATTGCTCTGTCCACTCGTTGTCCCGCC
This genomic window contains:
- a CDS encoding Ig-like domain-containing protein, giving the protein MKNKNQNRLGRAKKIITLTAASTQIANIFAPFVMHAAPRAPLAAPALMSTVTEVTYSPGLIYSLSSSSSLELTQYSPIYSGIPVDSNLTLSFNDSFELGDGIISIRRYNDDFSEQFFNIASGVIHGAAITFSGNSVVIDPDVDLNENTSYYVYISSGAFVSSNGTAFSGVSPYSWTFMTEDTTPPVLISTTPGSGIVSQYDPYYLTFNESVQLGYGQIQIIKQGEVIPEYVISISGSEVSNANYYFYTDDHQVEFLPYFNLDEDTSYYVNITSGAFTDWSSNAYGGLLDPTSWQFTTTHEDPYVRYMEQNLEMNLRNDTDLTFHFNKPMLFADGFITIKNAQNNSVYQQFVISSGNIHGATAAISSSGYSFTLNPDMDFEDFTTYYVNFSSGAFTDLNGRPSFGLFNTKMSFTTGDFTPPEAIATYPMNSGLSSIYGYYDITFNEDVKFGYGEIQFFKQGDNLPVGTITISGNNMYNGDYYSYSKSYYTFYPNFSFEDGTSYYINITSGAFVDLHGNNYRGINDTTSWNFTTIMENPFIEYFSLRGLSELQPNVNLTFTFNELVQLSNGAISIMRADNQSVARQFLVSSGVIQGATATFSGTSLTIDPYLNLDSSTDYYLNISSGTFVDLKGNLFSGLTHSRWGFSTGDFAPPSIVNTYPNGNEVSIYDKISLDFNEKIKLGHGNIQLFEKGTNALLHTITVDGDNVSNARFFSYNGKRADFYLEFLLEQDTQYYITADPNVFLDLDNNPFDGILDSDIWSFKTADVRPFLTNNEPNNLSGLPIDTNLTFYFNETVQLNNGAISLIRQQDGSVAQEFVISSGHINGAAVSFSGRTMTLNPDFDLENATSYFVKISSGSFIDTTGNLFSGTDFSSWYFSIGDFESPVIVSGSPMSDNTYLDEPISFNFNENIKLGYGEIQIFKQGAVTPDHIITISGNHVSNAYFYRANAAKENTAYFLPYFTLDQDSSYYIHVTSGAFVDKSNNKFTGLLDSTTWNFTTIDVSPYLLRYYPSDLSGLPADTNLFFYFSEPTQLANGEITLRREQDGTIAREFTISSGPINGATIFYSGNTMILDPDFDLEELTSYYVQISSGSFVDLKNNPFSGLYHSSWSFSVGDFSPPVMLDASPISGAAALKGPYSFIFNEDIELGYGEIQFFKQGEVTPVHTISISGDTVSNAVFYRSSGNTAYFHPHFVLDQSTDYYVHVTSGTFVDLYNNQFAGLLDSTTWSFTTVDYEPYLAEISVSYESNLPVDTNITLSFSEDIRLAHGIISLINKQNNNVAREFIISSGLISNAAFSLSGNILVLDPDADLNDSTEYFISITSGAFVDLNGNPSRMFYDTNMSFKTGDFTAPTIVSVSPVSDNTYLDEAISFNFNENIKLGYGEIQIFKQGAVTPDHIITISGNQVSNAYFYRANAAEENTAYFLPYFTLDQDSSYYIHVTSGAFVDKSNNKFTGLLDSTTWNFTTINVSPYLLNYYPTAISGLPIDTNLTFYFSEYVNLAKGNVAIIRAADDSVAQQFTISSGQIQGAAISFSGSTMTLDPNLNLEPSTSYYIQISSGAFVDIKGKPFSGLHTSNWNFTTANLTPPALVFTSPMNEDAAYYGPYSFAFDEDVKLGQGEIQFFKQGETVPVQTISIANNQATHASFEQYSGRVFYFYPEFLLEQDTRYYVNITSGTFVDLSSTPFTGLLDSTTWSFTTYNEAPYLTDYSPSNLSGLPVDTNLTFYFSEYVNLANGNVSIVRAADDSVAQQFTISSGQIQGAAISFSGNVMTLDPNLDLEQDTTYYVQISSGAFVDIKGKPFSGFYHLDWSFTIGDFTPPALVSTSPVSGNVSNYEPLSLAFNEEVKLGHGEIQIFKQGEATPAHTISIANNKVNNAYYEQVSGRFFSFNPFFHLEQDTNYYIHITSGTFVDLSNNLFAGLLDSTSWSFTTIDEKPSLWYYSPRQESGIPIDTNLSFYFSEPIKLANGSISLIRERDDSVAQEFVISSGHINGAAVTFSGNLMTLDPDTNLDSSTSYYVTITSGAFSDLKGQLFSGFPASHWSFTTGDFTPPVVVYTSPVSNEASYYGPYSVTFNESVELGQGEIQIFKQGESAPVQVISIANNQAINATFDHYSGGYFNFYPEFGLEQDTSYYVHITSGTFVDLSSNPFMGLLDSTTWSFTTYNDAPYLTGFSPSNLSGLPVDTNLTFYFSEYVNLANGNVSIVRAADDSVAQQFTISSGQIQGAAISFSGNAMTLDPNLNLEPSTSYYVQISSGAFVDIKGKPFSGLHHSYWNFTTAAQTNNGGNNGGNTGGSQPSQPSPTTTPSNPVVVSSEAAPVIPNSAQANVVAAPFKTGQEKSITLPAGQTSSSALVYYYDDKYKKWIALPTQHDGNTLTANMPPESWVAVMDNPAVYQPVDTVSNWANEDIMKLMSLNIIQGYEDQTFKPNQVTNRYEMAVMVAKVLGLPLDNTNASMLNSLPDSGSIPEWAKPAVAALLQNNIMLGSAQGFQGSESITRAQLAAMLGRILPEAQNNTASSFKDQSTIPAWASDGIQKAIELGIFKGYPDGSFQPDKTLTRAEMAAVITRLMDYLIQQPNQ
- a CDS encoding IS1182 family transposase (programmed frameshift) codes for the protein MLRSNRDKQQSYEFVSIEDLVPVDHMLRKIDKYIDFSFIDEKVRHLYSQDNGRPAIDPLVLFKMIFLGYFYGIRSERQLEREVQTNLAYRWFLGLGLTDRVPDHTTISWNRRTRFKDTSVFQDIFDEIVLQAVSHRMVGGRVLVSDSTHVKANANKNKYTKEQVKQNTRDYLDELNAAVETDRQTQGKKPLKPREEVNEDKEVKVSTTDPDSGYMFREGKPEGFFYLDHRTVDVKYNLITDVFVTAGNVHDSVPYLSRLDRQRKRFGFEVEAVALDSGYMTTPICKGLEERKIFGVIAHRRFHPTQGLYPKWKFTYEAERNVYRCPEQQELVYRTTDRHGYRHYASDPKRCAACPVLEKCTRSRNKRKIVTRHIWENSKEQVRLNRLSKSGKRLYRKRKETIERSFADAKQLHGFRYCRLRGLRNATEQALMTAAVQNMKKIALYLERRAQ
- a CDS encoding sulfite exporter TauE/SafE family protein, giving the protein MDAGILSVLAIGFLLGIKHALEPDHVIAVSTIAIKSKHIGKSAFSGVFWGIGHSLTLFIVGFILMAMRSEMTEKWAMSLEFLVGVMIVVLGVNTIISLRSMRANANVDASAKESQHFHGSYRKSLLIGIIHGLAGSGAMVILTMSTVNSISEGLIYIAVFGVGTVIGMLCFTTFISIPFILSSSRFKLNRVLIGATGIVSAVFGLYYMYNLGVNEGLFGLWV
- a CDS encoding urease accessory protein UreD yields the protein MHSRWQGEIDYINEKNVLSYSAHQAPLKITRPFKGPSGEMIIYLMESSPGLFGGDVQELDCTVGENAHLLLTTQSSCKLHPGMGGTTSGQSNLFRVGKDAVLEYFPGPLVPYKDVRYRGITSVHMEQGAQLFMSDMLTPGRAGFGEMFEYEMLHSELSIYWGDRLVVWDSLRLEPLRFSPESVLGGYSHFGSFWCLSEAVGAEHVDAVRRVLDRYLNVKTSSGGGAGQRVYGGVSLLEANGLVVRCLGYSGAELEALFHVIWSELRPLLLGKDAFKLRK